A part of Candida albicans SC5314 chromosome 2, complete sequence genomic DNA contains:
- a CDS encoding uncharacterized protein (Has domain(s) with predicted oxidoreductase activity, zinc ion binding activity and role in oxidation-reduction process) produces MPTQSGYGYVEGYSDIQKFTDIPIPTPKGNEVLLKVEAAGLCLSDPHVLIAGPIESKPPIPLATKFVMGHEIAGSVSAVGEQLVNDPNYKKGARFALQIAKACGMCDSCRKGYDGVCDSSHQAYGLNEDGGFQQYLLVKNLRTLLPIPEGVSFEQAAVTTDSVLTPFHAIQKVRHLLTPTSKVLVQGCGGLGLNAVQILKNYGCYIVASDVKGAVEKLALEYGANEFHTDIGKSKHEPMSFDVIFDFVGIQPTFNNSDKFIKRRGKIVMVGLGRSKLLIPNYKLGIREVEIIFNFGGHSAEQVECMEWVAKGLIKPNVHVADFNSLPQYLEDLANGKLTGRVVFRPNKL; encoded by the coding sequence ATGCCAACTCAATCAGGATACGGATACGTCGAAGGATATTCAGACATTCAAAAATTCACTGATATCCCAATTCCAACGCCAAAAGGAAATGaagtattattaaaagTGGAAGCTGCCGGATTATGTCTTTCTGATCCCCATGTATTAATTGCTGGTCCAATTGAAAGTAAACCTCCAATTCCATTAGCTACAAAATTTGTCATGGGTCATGAAATTGCCGGATCTGTTAGTGCTGTTGGTGAACAATTAGTTAACGAtccaaattataaaaaaggTGCTAGATTTGCTTTACAAATTGCTAAAGCTTGTGGAATGTGTGATTCATGTCGTAAAGGATATGATGGTGTTTGTGATCTGAGTCATCAAGCCTACGGGTTGAATGAAGATGGTGgttttcaacaatatttgtTAGTCAAAAATTTACGTACTTTATTACCAATCCCTGAAGGTGTCAGTTTTGAACAAGCCGCAGTCACTACCGATTCAGTATTGACTCCATTCCATGCTATACAAAAAGTCAGACATTTGTTAACACCAACATCAAAAGTATTAGTACAAGGATGTGGAGGATTGGGATTGAATGCCgttcaaatattgaaaaattacgGTTGTTATATTGTTGCATCTGATGTCAAAGGTGCCGTTGAGAAATTGGCATTGGAATATGGTGCTAATGAATTCCATACCGATATTGGAAAATCCAAGCATGAACCAATGTCATTTGATGTGATTTTTGACTTTGTCGGTATTCAACCAacattcaataattctgataaatttattaaaagacGAGGTAAAATAGTAATGGTAGGGTTAGGAagatcaaaattattaattccaaattataaattggGGATTCGTGAAGTtgaaatcattttcaattttggtgGTCATTCTGCCGAACAAGTTGAATGTATGGAATGGGTTGCAAAGGGTTTAATTAAACCTAATGTTCATGTTGctgatttcaattctttgcCACAATATCTTGAAGATTTGGCTAATGGTAAATTAACAGGAAGAGTTGTATTTAGACCTAATAAATTGTAA
- a CDS encoding uncharacterized protein (Similar to HMG-box variant of S. pombe; Spider biofilm repressed) encodes MAKKNAGENSKKAAGNARKAEQAAKKKQEAMDKLEQEEAAEWSQGSKKGNKKKEDEQFKKEEAARKKAERDALLAAEEASMPSKPTKAKNRGAEKVAQRRTGKIDDFLDYNKDIPELSASGLDSALEALSLTGTGGGVSNKDIDRHPERRVKAAYNAYEEKRLPEVRKENPGLRLNQIKNLIFKEFQKSPENPMNQDTNVSYNASGEDISNKKKEARAAREQKFS; translated from the coding sequence atggcTAAAAAGAACGCAGGAGAAAATTCCAAGAAGGCAGCTGGAAATGCCCGTAAAGCTGAACAAGCAGCTAAAAAGAAGCAAGAAGCCATGGATAAAttagaacaagaagaagcagCAGAATGGTCTCAAGGTTCCAAAAAGGGGaataaaaagaaggaagaTGAACAGTTCAAAAAGGAAGAAGCAGCACGTAAAAAAGCTGAACGTGATGCCTTACTAGCTGCAGAAGAAGCAAGTATGCCTTCCAAACCAACAAAAGCTAAAAATAGAGGTGCCGAAAAAGTGGCTCAAAGAAGAACAGgtaaaattgatgatttcttGGATTATAATAAAGATATCCCTGAATTGAGTGCTAGTGGGCTTGATAGTGCATTGGAGGCTTTGTCATTGACTGGaactggtggtggtgtttcTAATAAAGATATCGATAGACATCCAGAAAGAAGAGTTAAAGCTGCTTATAATGCatatgaagaaaaaagattACCAGAAgttagaaaagaaaatcctGGTTTAAGattgaatcaaatcaagaatttaATATTCAAAGAATTCCAAAAATCACCAGAAAATCCAATGAACCAAGACACAAATGTCAGTTATAATGCCAGTGGTGAAgatatttcaaacaaaaagaaagaggCAAGAGCAGCAAGAGAACAAAAGTTTTCCTAG